One Nostoc punctiforme PCC 73102 DNA window includes the following coding sequences:
- a CDS encoding transposase, producing the protein MTQKRGFGRFNLAVYWKRKYRNKQEPEPWYLLTNLPDLETAAQIYGARFGIEAMFRDCKTGGYNLEGSKANPDRLVRLIFLIALAMTSAWLHGQRTKLQKQESYICRTQEKSRTSKRHSNFWIGLYGQNWIVAWNECQAWVEELVASIRNKQSFYLRGLRAMKLIQKAL; encoded by the coding sequence TTGACTCAAAAACGAGGGTTTGGCAGATTTAATTTAGCAGTATATTGGAAAAGAAAATATCGCAATAAACAGGAACCAGAACCTTGGTATTTATTAACTAATCTGCCTGATTTAGAAACTGCTGCTCAAATCTACGGAGCGCGTTTCGGCATTGAAGCTATGTTCCGTGATTGTAAAACAGGTGGTTATAATCTCGAAGGTTCTAAAGCTAATCCTGATAGACTTGTGCGTTTAATTTTCTTAATTGCTTTAGCCATGACAAGTGCTTGGTTACACGGACAAAGAACTAAATTGCAAAAACAAGAATCTTATATTTGTCGCACTCAAGAAAAAAGTCGAACTTCTAAACGACATAGTAATTTTTGGATAGGTTTATATGGTCAAAATTGGATAGTCGCTTGGAATGAATGTCAAGCATGGGTTGAGGAACTGGTCGCTTCCATTCGCAATAAGCAGAGCTTTTATCTCAGGGGTTTAAGGGCTATGAAGCTTATACAGAAAGCACTTTAG
- a CDS encoding transposase — protein MLPSFYQKFLEKYLSQSQLITLKMLVWLLQNQKQVRLERLAATLPLPIQQNSRRRHLQRLLTLNALSVVLLWFPIIEEILGKQIKAGSQVIIALDRTQWKENNVLMVSVIYQKRAWPIYWYLLEKDGCSNFQEQQKVLRPVIRLLKNYKIVIIGDREFHSIELAEWLHRKNLSFVFRQKKDTTFREKRQKFQP, from the coding sequence ATGTTGCCCTCATTCTATCAAAAGTTTTTAGAGAAATACCTGAGTCAATCACAGTTAATAACTTTGAAGATGTTGGTGTGGTTGTTACAAAATCAAAAACAAGTCAGATTAGAAAGGCTGGCTGCAACACTACCTTTACCCATACAGCAAAATAGTCGGAGGCGACACTTACAAAGACTCCTAACGCTGAATGCTTTGAGTGTAGTGTTACTGTGGTTTCCCATAATTGAAGAGATACTTGGTAAGCAAATCAAAGCTGGCTCACAAGTAATTATTGCACTAGATAGAACACAATGGAAAGAAAATAATGTGCTAATGGTAAGTGTAATTTACCAAAAAAGAGCATGGCCAATATATTGGTACTTGTTAGAAAAAGATGGTTGCAGTAACTTCCAAGAGCAACAAAAAGTTTTACGCCCAGTGATTCGCTTGTTAAAAAATTACAAAATAGTGATTATTGGCGATAGAGAGTTTCATAGTATAGAATTAGCGGAGTGGTTACACAGGAAGAATCTCAGCTTTGTATTCCGTCAAAAAAAGGACACAACCTTCCGAGAGAAAAGACAAAAATTTCAGCCTTGA
- the hetF gene encoding cell division protein HetF yields the protein MTQEFHISVTPVGQNDYLVRTEQVAPGVPLAEELVTWPVADWLIAAGHLMNDPLKSVLQGDPFTSGGHESNIARNSVNLVALGQQFYNALFQGTLRDSWITAQGIAQNHQQVLRLRLGLKDTRLARLPWEVMHAGDRPLATGPYVAFSRFQSGILGGSPLRSRNTFTTREQGGVKVLMVIASPSDQARLDLQKQEAIKLQAELHRQTSRVAEGNNRFPEIELTVLDQPGREELTQALEQGRYQVLHYSGHSNLGGNGGEIYLVSRRTGLTEILSGDDLAGLLVNNNIQMAVFNSCLGAYTAASDPSGDTGERNLAESLVKRGIRSVLAMSERIPDEVALTLTQLFYRNLSQGYPVDLCVSRVRQGLISAYGSHQMYWALPILYLQPESDGFLSEEIEVSETTDLRDQYNSPLGITSTMYSAIADDNDMPLGMEEMIPAGLARDSSGLDWLGEDTWGDLVDEIEYDDPSYEEDSAIVSDLFRQLDNQKATTEPDQQILENNFQQSQISEEMTSLEEEGDLWREIPAPPPPITGKFQGNQQNSEFSRRHSPTQASQPAAPRHRTQRRKLWSIVGIVGISALVAAIGLNWWWQNRSQMANLPNIPAISTDSLSIQKQQNIDLETATTGIVTTSATQKLSQGDLQGGLLAVEELLNRGALAAAETALKLIPNKQVDDPSVNFYKGRLAWQSIGTGDNNYSVDDARRYWETAAKAKPESLLYNNALGFAYYAEGNLNRANDSWFKALNLALKEQNTDSKTAVPEDALTSYAGLALGLYKSALSQSSGKQTQYLNEAIKLRQMVLNSDSVNFQVDKLAKNWLWTEKAIADWRSLLQEKGE from the coding sequence GTGACCCAGGAATTTCACATTTCCGTAACCCCAGTAGGGCAAAATGACTACTTGGTGCGGACGGAACAAGTCGCGCCTGGGGTACCATTGGCAGAAGAATTGGTGACTTGGCCTGTAGCTGATTGGTTAATAGCTGCTGGGCATTTGATGAATGACCCGTTGAAATCGGTGTTGCAGGGAGATCCATTTACCTCTGGTGGGCACGAAAGCAATATCGCCAGAAACTCTGTTAACTTGGTGGCGTTGGGTCAACAATTTTATAACGCCTTATTTCAAGGCACTCTCAGAGATAGTTGGATTACTGCCCAAGGTATTGCCCAGAATCACCAACAAGTACTACGCTTACGCTTGGGGCTAAAGGACACTAGGTTAGCTCGTTTACCTTGGGAAGTGATGCACGCAGGCGATCGCCCTCTGGCTACTGGGCCTTATGTGGCTTTTTCTCGCTTCCAAAGTGGCATTTTGGGGGGTTCTCCTTTGCGATCGCGCAATACTTTCACAACACGAGAACAAGGTGGCGTGAAAGTATTGATGGTAATTGCTTCTCCCTCAGATCAAGCCCGTCTTGACTTACAGAAACAGGAAGCGATTAAACTGCAAGCGGAACTTCACCGTCAAACATCACGAGTTGCTGAAGGTAACAATCGTTTCCCAGAAATTGAACTTACTGTATTAGACCAACCAGGACGGGAAGAACTGACGCAAGCCCTAGAACAAGGCAGATACCAAGTTCTTCACTACTCTGGTCATAGTAACTTAGGCGGCAATGGCGGAGAAATTTATCTTGTTAGTCGCAGAACTGGCTTAACGGAAATCTTGAGTGGAGACGATCTGGCAGGTCTGCTCGTCAACAATAATATTCAAATGGCAGTGTTTAATTCCTGCTTGGGGGCGTACACAGCTGCATCCGATCCTTCTGGAGATACGGGTGAACGTAATCTGGCAGAAAGTCTCGTGAAGCGTGGAATTAGAAGCGTTTTGGCTATGTCAGAACGTATTCCTGATGAAGTGGCATTGACACTCACACAATTGTTTTACCGCAACTTGAGTCAGGGATATCCCGTAGATTTGTGCGTTAGTCGGGTACGCCAAGGATTAATTTCTGCTTATGGTTCTCACCAGATGTACTGGGCATTACCGATTTTATATCTCCAGCCAGAATCTGACGGTTTTCTCAGTGAAGAAATTGAGGTATCCGAAACAACAGACTTGCGGGATCAGTATAATTCACCTTTAGGAATAACTTCCACGATGTACTCTGCGATCGCAGATGATAACGATATGCCTTTAGGAATGGAAGAAATGATTCCTGCTGGTTTAGCGCGCGACTCTTCTGGGTTAGACTGGCTGGGTGAGGATACTTGGGGCGATCTCGTTGATGAAATTGAGTATGATGACCCAAGTTATGAAGAAGATTCTGCGATCGTTTCGGATTTGTTTCGTCAGCTAGATAACCAAAAAGCTACAACTGAACCGGATCAACAAATTCTAGAAAATAATTTTCAGCAAAGCCAGATTTCAGAAGAGATGACTTCTCTGGAAGAAGAAGGAGATTTATGGAGAGAAATCCCGGCACCGCCACCTCCAATTACTGGTAAATTTCAAGGAAATCAGCAAAATTCTGAGTTTTCGCGTAGGCATAGCCCAACCCAGGCATCGCAACCAGCCGCACCAAGACATCGTACCCAACGCCGCAAGTTGTGGTCAATTGTGGGTATTGTGGGAATCAGTGCCTTAGTAGCTGCGATCGGTTTAAATTGGTGGTGGCAAAATCGATCCCAGATGGCAAATCTACCAAACATCCCAGCAATTTCCACCGATTCTTTATCTATCCAAAAACAGCAAAATATCGATTTAGAAACAGCAACCACTGGAATTGTCACTACTAGCGCTACGCAAAAATTGAGCCAGGGAGATTTACAAGGTGGGTTGTTGGCTGTAGAAGAATTACTCAATCGTGGCGCACTAGCTGCGGCGGAAACTGCCCTTAAACTTATTCCAAATAAGCAAGTTGACGATCCATCTGTCAACTTTTATAAGGGAAGATTAGCTTGGCAGTCTATCGGGACTGGAGACAATAACTATAGCGTCGATGATGCCCGCCGTTACTGGGAAACTGCTGCAAAAGCTAAACCAGAATCACTTTTGTATAATAACGCTTTAGGATTTGCCTACTACGCAGAAGGCAATCTAAATCGAGCCAATGACTCTTGGTTCAAAGCTTTGAATTTAGCTCTCAAAGAACAAAATACAGATTCAAAGACGGCAGTTCCTGAAGATGCTTTAACTTCTTATGCTGGTTTAGCTCTGGGACTGTATAAATCTGCACTTAGCCAATCTAGTGGGAAGCAGACACAGTATCTGAATGAAGCGATCAAGTTGCGGCAAATGGTTCTCAACTCTGATTCAGTAAATTTCCAGGTTGATAAATTAGCTAAAAATTGGCTGTGGACGGAGAAGGCGATCGCAGATTGGCGATCGCTCCTTCAGGAAAAAGGTGAATAA
- a CDS encoding PAS domain S-box protein, giving the protein MLNVNRLRLQGIFKIPRNLLVAKFASVIPILVGSLVLIGWWLGIEVLKRGFPSSLATMKVNTALCFVLSGLSLWLFLKAGNKGKRTIQNYPHPSTFRLLDFPTLVISRVCAIAVTTIAALTLCEYLFGWNLGIDEMLFLDSPTSMTTLYPGRMGVNTAFNFMLVSVALQILINPKNHRSYWSAQIIALIATLISLQALMGYVYKVKVLYGLAPYTTSMALHTAVLFILLSIGILWARAEQGLMRVVTSDTYGGLLARRLLVAAIAVPFVLGWVIIEGQRAGQYDPAFAVSVFAIVLIVIFTILIWQSARVIERLSHQRDLAREALRTYQDKLGSFVDSNVIGILFGDVYGGIQEANDEFLRMIGYTQEDLSEGRLSWSNITPPEYLYLDLRGVAEAQKNTNATCTPYEKEYIRKDGSRIPVLVGYVLLGEKREESVAFILDLSERKLAEAEQQKLVSLVENSSDFIGIATLEGQLLYINDAGQKLVGLASLEEVRQKVVLDYFMPKDKAYFQKYILPTVLSEGRWQGEFCFRHLQTGQPIPVDYNIFTVTDNNTGQPIALATVTRNISEQKQAKEKILQLNKDLQRRITELQTLLEVIPIGIGIAEDPLSQNIKVNPAFAKQLGISSNTNGSLNVPSDEKSTSFKIYREGRELSEEELPMQYSAAHGVEVVDCELEVVHENGKIVNLLEYVAPLFDEEGKTRGSVGAFLDITERKQAQEILLNQQKWLEDVLNLMPRPLLFIEPGTARVTFANRSANELAGGEFPKGVPAENYHTVYHYTDAAGDRIPNEQMPGVRVALGERLNGLEVDWHTPSGVRSLLIFADTLPAMHGHPATCILVFQEISNLKQAEKALSLGYKRLKLLFDTANDLLSSQEPVLLIDSVYRKLREQIGLDVYLNYLVEDNSQVMRLGSYSGISQELAKEIEYLPFGQGVSGTVALSRHSIAVENVQQSTDPQTELIRSLGITGYYAYPLLAQGRLLGTLSFGSRTRLSFTENQKGMMQAVCDQIAIAMERASLIAFLQKQTEQLQEANRMKDEFLGILSHELRSPLNAILGWAQLLQRSKLSESQMAKATETIERNAKAQTQLIEDLLDISRMIRGKLHLNVSTCNLVPMIESTLETVSLAAQSKEIDLRFSIISSKETRNTPLGILPVVTIAPNSDLGLEINHENVESREAESQSNQRSKDSSENSQFLVSGDFERLQQIIWNLLSNAIKFTPTGGQVELQLSVVTGEEKQHITEKYAQIQVIDTGIGISPDFLPYVFDRFRQADSSNTRSYGGLGLGLAIVLHLVELHGGTVQVDSPGKDQGATFTVKLPLLKSHLFTVSQPLPVASSPLHFVSLLGVRVVVVDDQTDSREFITTVLEQCQAEVKAVASVQEALQVITEWKPDVLVSDIGMPNEDGYSLIRKLRSRSPEQGGNIPAAALTAYARAEDRMRAIQEGYQLHLPKPIEAAELATVVASLVGRT; this is encoded by the coding sequence ATGTTAAACGTTAACCGCTTGCGGCTGCAAGGTATATTCAAAATCCCAAGAAATTTACTTGTGGCAAAATTCGCAAGTGTAATACCCATCTTGGTTGGCAGCTTGGTGCTAATTGGCTGGTGGCTTGGAATTGAAGTTCTCAAGCGCGGCTTCCCTAGTAGTCTTGCCACGATGAAAGTCAATACAGCGTTGTGTTTTGTGCTGTCTGGTTTATCATTGTGGCTGTTTTTAAAGGCAGGGAATAAGGGGAAAAGAACGATTCAAAACTATCCTCACCCTTCGACCTTTCGACTTCTCGACTTCCCTACTCTGGTAATTTCCAGGGTCTGTGCAATAGCTGTCACCACAATTGCTGCACTTACACTTTGTGAATATCTGTTCGGTTGGAATCTGGGTATTGATGAGATGCTGTTCCTGGATTCGCCAACTAGTATGACGACATTGTATCCGGGGCGAATGGGGGTAAACACAGCATTCAACTTTATGCTAGTCAGCGTTGCCCTACAGATTCTGATTAATCCAAAAAACCACCGTAGTTATTGGTCTGCTCAAATTATCGCTCTGATCGCTACTTTAATTTCCTTGCAGGCGCTCATGGGCTATGTCTACAAAGTGAAAGTTCTTTACGGACTTGCCCCTTATACAACATCGATGGCTTTACATACAGCGGTGTTGTTCATTTTGCTAAGTATAGGTATTCTGTGGGCGCGGGCAGAACAGGGCTTAATGAGGGTAGTTACAAGTGATACTTATGGTGGCTTACTTGCACGTCGTTTGTTGGTTGCCGCGATCGCAGTACCTTTTGTATTAGGGTGGGTAATTATTGAAGGTCAACGCGCAGGACAATATGATCCGGCTTTTGCAGTATCGGTGTTTGCGATCGTCCTGATTGTGATTTTTACTATTTTGATTTGGCAAAGTGCCAGGGTTATTGAACGCCTCAGCCATCAACGCGATCTTGCTCGGGAAGCACTAAGAACCTACCAGGATAAACTGGGGAGTTTCGTAGATTCTAACGTTATTGGTATTCTGTTTGGCGATGTGTATGGCGGTATCCAGGAAGCAAACGACGAATTTCTCAGGATGATTGGTTACACTCAGGAGGATTTGTCAGAGGGTAGATTAAGTTGGAGCAATATCACACCACCAGAGTATCTATACTTGGATCTGCGAGGTGTCGCCGAAGCACAAAAAAACACTAACGCTACTTGTACGCCCTACGAGAAAGAATATATTCGCAAGGATGGTAGCCGCATCCCAGTTTTAGTTGGTTACGTGCTGTTAGGAGAAAAACGGGAAGAGTCAGTAGCATTTATCCTCGACTTAAGCGAACGTAAGCTTGCAGAAGCAGAGCAACAAAAATTAGTATCGCTGGTAGAAAATAGCTCTGACTTTATCGGTATCGCCACCCTTGAGGGTCAATTACTCTATATAAATGATGCAGGTCAAAAACTGGTAGGACTTGCTAGCCTTGAAGAAGTGAGGCAAAAAGTAGTATTAGATTACTTCATGCCCAAAGACAAAGCCTATTTTCAAAAATATATACTGCCGACTGTACTATCAGAAGGGCGCTGGCAGGGAGAATTCTGCTTTCGGCATCTCCAAACAGGTCAACCAATACCAGTTGATTACAATATCTTCACTGTTACAGACAACAACACAGGTCAGCCAATTGCCTTAGCAACTGTGACTCGTAACATTAGCGAACAAAAGCAGGCTAAAGAAAAAATCTTACAACTAAACAAGGATCTACAGCGCCGCATTACTGAGTTACAAACTTTGTTGGAGGTAATTCCCATTGGAATTGGCATTGCCGAAGATCCACTATCCCAAAATATCAAGGTAAACCCTGCTTTTGCCAAGCAGTTGGGGATATCTTCAAATACAAATGGCTCTCTCAATGTTCCTAGTGATGAAAAATCCACAAGCTTTAAAATCTACCGAGAGGGAAGAGAACTGTCAGAAGAGGAACTGCCAATGCAATACTCTGCTGCTCATGGTGTCGAAGTTGTGGATTGTGAACTTGAGGTAGTTCATGAAAATGGAAAAATTGTCAACCTGTTAGAGTACGTTGCACCTCTGTTTGATGAAGAGGGTAAAACTAGAGGAAGTGTTGGGGCATTTTTAGATATTACGGAGCGCAAACAGGCACAAGAAATACTTCTAAATCAGCAAAAATGGCTGGAAGATGTATTAAATCTGATGCCAAGACCCTTGCTGTTTATCGAACCAGGAACGGCGCGGGTAACTTTTGCAAATCGTTCTGCTAATGAATTAGCTGGGGGCGAATTTCCTAAAGGTGTACCAGCAGAAAATTATCACACAGTTTACCACTATACAGATGCGGCAGGCGATCGCATTCCCAATGAACAAATGCCAGGAGTGCGGGTTGCCCTTGGTGAACGTCTCAATGGATTAGAAGTAGACTGGCATACTCCCTCTGGTGTGCGCTCTCTACTGATATTTGCTGATACCTTGCCAGCAATGCACGGTCATCCGGCTACCTGTATCTTGGTGTTCCAAGAGATTAGCAACCTCAAACAGGCAGAAAAAGCACTCTCGTTAGGTTACAAAAGACTAAAGCTACTATTTGACACAGCTAACGATTTACTCTCAAGCCAAGAACCAGTACTACTAATCGATAGCGTCTACCGAAAACTAAGAGAGCAAATTGGTTTAGATGTTTATTTGAACTATTTGGTTGAGGATAACTCCCAAGTAATGCGACTAGGGTCTTACAGTGGTATTTCTCAAGAACTGGCAAAGGAAATTGAGTACTTGCCATTTGGTCAAGGGGTTTCTGGTACTGTAGCGCTCTCACGCCATTCCATAGCTGTAGAGAATGTGCAGCAATCTACCGACCCGCAAACAGAATTGATTCGCTCATTAGGCATTACTGGTTATTATGCATACCCATTGCTCGCCCAAGGACGGCTGTTGGGTACTCTTTCTTTTGGCAGCCGCACTCGGTTAAGCTTCACGGAAAATCAAAAGGGGATGATGCAAGCAGTATGCGACCAAATAGCGATCGCAATGGAACGGGCTAGTTTAATTGCCTTTTTGCAAAAACAAACTGAGCAGTTACAAGAGGCGAACCGTATGAAAGACGAATTTCTGGGGATATTGTCTCACGAATTGCGATCGCCCCTCAATGCAATTTTGGGCTGGGCGCAACTCCTGCAACGAAGCAAGCTGAGTGAAAGCCAAATGGCTAAGGCTACGGAGACAATTGAGCGCAATGCTAAGGCGCAAACCCAGCTAATTGAAGACTTACTCGATATATCGCGGATGATTAGAGGCAAGTTACACCTCAATGTCAGTACTTGTAATTTGGTTCCGATGATTGAGTCGACCCTAGAGACTGTTAGCCTAGCCGCTCAATCCAAGGAAATCGATTTAAGATTTTCCATCATTTCCTCAAAAGAAACGCGAAATACGCCACTGGGGATACTCCCCGTGGTAACAATCGCGCCAAATTCAGATTTGGGATTAGAAATTAATCACGAAAATGTTGAATCAAGAGAAGCGGAATCCCAAAGCAATCAACGTTCAAAGGACAGCAGCGAAAATTCCCAATTCCTAGTTTCCGGTGATTTTGAGCGTTTGCAGCAAATTATCTGGAATCTGTTATCTAATGCCATCAAATTTACACCGACAGGTGGACAGGTAGAGTTGCAATTGTCAGTGGTAACTGGCGAAGAAAAACAACATATAACAGAGAAATATGCCCAAATTCAGGTGATTGATACAGGTATTGGTATTAGCCCTGATTTTCTCCCCTACGTCTTCGATCGCTTTCGTCAAGCTGATAGTTCTAACACTAGATCTTACGGTGGATTAGGACTAGGATTAGCGATCGTGCTTCATTTAGTAGAATTACATGGTGGTACTGTTCAGGTAGATAGTCCAGGAAAAGATCAAGGAGCAACATTTACAGTCAAGTTGCCACTTTTGAAAAGTCATCTATTCACAGTCTCGCAGCCTCTCCCCGTTGCCTCTTCTCCTCTTCACTTCGTCTCCCTGCTTGGTGTGCGGGTAGTGGTTGTAGATGACCAAACCGATAGCCGTGAATTTATCACCACAGTTCTCGAACAGTGCCAAGCCGAAGTTAAAGCAGTGGCATCAGTTCAAGAAGCATTGCAGGTAATTACAGAATGGAAACCAGATGTTTTAGTCAGTGACATTGGTATGCCCAATGAGGATGGTTACTCTTTGATCCGCAAATTGCGATCGCGATCGCCAGAACAAGGGGGAAATATTCCCGCAGCAGCATTGACAGCTTATGCTAGGGCAGAGGATCGGATGCGAGCTATACAAGAAGGTTACCAGCTACATTTACCCAAACCTATTGAAGCGGCTGAGTTGGCTACAGTAGTCGCTAGCCTTGTTGGACGGACTTAG
- a CDS encoding S8 family peptidase produces MRKLILLCLFVIGLGAAIFGFLNFQGMAVKGEFETILLDFREDIPSDVVQQNLQAIAKQYNVTPQLDNKFSEKDRVYIVKGDRQRLQELKKSQFVQATEFIEPNYIYTKIPQPGEKAWLGEFLRPKENDDETSPSLTGPNDQYYSKQWNLHKIGIEGAWSQTKGSGITVAVIDTGITKVRDLYETKFVKGYDFVNDREEAKDDNGHGTHVAGTIAQATNNKYGVAGIAYEASLMPLKVLSSYGGGTVADIAEAIKFAADKGADVINMSLGGSGESKLMKEAIEYAHRKGVVIIAAAGNENTNGASYPARYPYVIGVSAIGPDGERAPYSNFGAGVDISAPGGSEAGKILQETIDENGEGVFLGFQGTSMASPHVAGVAALIRAAGIKEPDEVLKVLKQSARVIQDDGLNYYGAGQLNAEAAVRLAFGGQISFPDFFRWLRDNGYLNPGFWIDGGAVALLPKILMVVGSYLLAWFLRVYFPFTWSWSLSSGLIAGSSGLFFLKGIYIFDLPQWPFRVLGSSIPELGNTLQGTDALNPLFASVLIPILLMALLLGNPSWKWFAIGSTLGIAACLTVSAFLDPAVWGLGSGNISRLFLIVNALICYGLARLALKNEEKIA; encoded by the coding sequence ATGAGAAAGCTTATATTATTGTGCTTGTTTGTCATTGGGCTGGGAGCTGCCATATTTGGTTTCCTGAATTTCCAGGGAATGGCAGTTAAAGGAGAGTTTGAGACGATTTTGCTTGATTTTCGGGAAGATATTCCATCAGATGTGGTGCAACAGAATCTCCAAGCGATCGCCAAACAATACAACGTTACACCCCAATTAGACAACAAGTTTTCAGAAAAAGATCGTGTTTATATTGTCAAAGGAGATCGCCAGCGACTCCAAGAACTGAAAAAATCTCAGTTCGTCCAAGCTACAGAATTCATTGAGCCAAATTACATCTATACAAAGATTCCACAACCAGGTGAAAAAGCTTGGTTAGGAGAATTTTTAAGACCCAAAGAAAATGATGATGAGACAAGCCCATCATTAACTGGCCCCAATGACCAATATTACAGCAAGCAGTGGAACTTGCACAAAATTGGTATTGAAGGCGCATGGAGTCAAACCAAAGGCAGTGGCATTACAGTTGCGGTAATTGACACCGGGATTACTAAGGTGCGCGACTTATATGAGACAAAATTCGTCAAAGGCTATGATTTTGTTAACGACCGAGAAGAAGCCAAAGACGATAACGGCCACGGTACCCATGTTGCCGGAACTATTGCTCAAGCCACAAATAACAAATATGGCGTAGCTGGAATTGCTTATGAAGCCAGTCTGATGCCGTTAAAGGTACTAAGTTCTTATGGCGGCGGTACAGTTGCCGATATAGCCGAGGCGATTAAATTTGCTGCTGATAAAGGCGCAGATGTGATTAATATGAGCTTGGGCGGTAGCGGTGAAAGCAAGTTGATGAAAGAAGCGATCGAGTATGCCCATAGAAAAGGTGTAGTTATCATTGCCGCAGCTGGGAATGAAAATACCAATGGCGCAAGCTATCCAGCCCGATATCCTTATGTAATAGGCGTTTCGGCAATTGGCCCAGATGGCGAAAGAGCGCCCTATTCTAACTTTGGTGCTGGGGTAGATATCTCGGCTCCAGGCGGTAGTGAAGCTGGTAAGATTCTCCAAGAAACTATCGACGAAAATGGCGAAGGGGTATTTCTGGGCTTCCAGGGTACAAGCATGGCTTCTCCCCACGTTGCTGGTGTTGCAGCATTAATCAGAGCTGCTGGTATCAAAGAACCAGATGAAGTTTTAAAAGTCCTCAAGCAGTCGGCGCGAGTTATCCAAGATGATGGTTTGAACTATTATGGCGCTGGACAACTCAATGCAGAAGCAGCAGTCAGACTAGCTTTCGGAGGACAAATCAGTTTTCCAGACTTCTTTCGGTGGTTACGCGATAACGGCTATCTTAACCCTGGCTTTTGGATTGATGGTGGTGCAGTGGCACTATTACCCAAGATTTTAATGGTAGTTGGCTCTTATCTACTGGCTTGGTTTTTACGGGTTTACTTCCCCTTTACTTGGAGTTGGTCTTTATCTAGTGGACTAATCGCTGGCAGTTCCGGGTTATTCTTCCTCAAGGGAATCTATATTTTTGATCTTCCCCAATGGCCTTTCCGGGTTTTGGGCAGTTCAATTCCCGAACTAGGTAATACCCTCCAGGGAACTGATGCGTTGAATCCCCTATTTGCCAGTGTACTGATTCCCATTTTGTTAATGGCATTGCTGCTGGGAAATCCTAGTTGGAAATGGTTTGCCATTGGTTCAACATTAGGTATAGCAGCCTGCTTGACAGTAAGTGCATTTTTAGATCCAGCCGTTTGGGGTTTGGGAAGTGGCAACATATCACGCCTCTTCCTCATCGTTAATGCCCTAATCTGCTATGGACTGGCTCGTTTAGCATTGAAAAACGAAGAAAAAATCGCATAA
- a CDS encoding Uma2 family endonuclease translates to MTQALTKQVTFDEFIARYPENSQRRYELHDGVIVEMAPPTGEHEQIVGFLVGEIVTEYKRLKLPYFIPKTAFIKPNQSEAAYSPDVLLLNNSNLENEPVWKKESTVSQAASIPLVIEVVSTNWRDDYFTKAGKYEEVGIPEYWIVDYLGLGGRRFIGNPKKPTISIYQLIEGEYQVRQFRGNDRIHSLAFPELNLTAEQIFRAGEVA, encoded by the coding sequence ATGACTCAAGCCTTAACCAAACAAGTAACCTTTGATGAATTTATCGCTCGGTATCCAGAAAACTCACAACGACGTTATGAACTGCATGACGGAGTAATTGTTGAAATGGCTCCTCCCACAGGTGAACATGAACAAATTGTTGGATTTTTAGTTGGGGAAATAGTTACAGAATACAAACGTTTAAAACTACCTTATTTCATCCCCAAAACAGCATTCATTAAACCGAATCAGAGCGAAGCAGCTTACTCACCAGATGTATTGTTGTTGAATAACTCTAATTTAGAAAATGAACCTGTGTGGAAAAAAGAATCTACTGTAAGCCAAGCGGCATCAATTCCTTTAGTAATTGAGGTTGTCAGTACCAACTGGCGAGACGACTATTTTACCAAAGCAGGTAAATACGAAGAGGTTGGAATACCTGAATATTGGATTGTAGACTATTTAGGTTTAGGTGGTAGGCGGTTTATTGGCAATCCTAAAAAACCAACTATCTCGATTTATCAATTAATTGAAGGTGAGTATCAAGTTAGGCAATTTAGGGGAAATGACCGCATTCACTCGCTAGCATTCCCAGAGTTGAATTTAACTGCTGAACAGATTTTTCGGGCTGGAGAAGTCGCGTAA